In Polaribacter sp. L3A8, a genomic segment contains:
- a CDS encoding cupin domain-containing protein, producing the protein MSVINLQDKLTLFSDHWSPKKIGELNGQQILLAKLKGEFVFHKHDYEDELFMVIKGSLDIELRNKTVTLKEGEFYIVPKGVEHKPIAKEEVHVLLFEPLSIKHTGDVIADITVETYQSI; encoded by the coding sequence ATGAGCGTAATTAATCTTCAAGATAAATTAACATTATTTTCAGATCATTGGTCACCTAAAAAAATAGGCGAATTAAACGGCCAACAGATTTTATTAGCAAAACTAAAAGGTGAGTTTGTTTTTCATAAACATGATTATGAAGATGAACTTTTTATGGTTATAAAAGGCTCTTTAGATATTGAGTTGCGAAACAAAACAGTCACTTTAAAAGAAGGTGAATTTTACATTGTACCAAAAGGAGTAGAACACAAACCAATTGCAAAAGAAGAGGTTCATGTTTTATTATTTGAGCCTTTAAGCATAAAACATACAGGCGATGTTATTGCAGATATTACTGTAGAAACCTATCAATCAATTTAA
- a CDS encoding HopJ type III effector protein — MIIQELITKLKSNPTSINFADTMQVIEDNYNFTPTTFTNGDIKNNAGENSGSCKLFAFAKHQKLRKEEALFCFGEHYKNVLEDENGDAHQNIRNFMKSGFDGLSFDGEALELKS; from the coding sequence ATGATCATTCAAGAACTCATAACAAAATTAAAATCAAATCCAACATCAATTAACTTTGCAGACACAATGCAAGTAATTGAAGATAACTACAATTTTACTCCAACTACTTTTACAAACGGAGATATTAAAAATAACGCAGGCGAAAATTCTGGTTCTTGTAAGTTATTTGCATTTGCAAAACATCAAAAATTAAGAAAAGAAGAAGCCTTATTTTGTTTTGGAGAACATTATAAAAATGTTTTAGAAGATGAAAATGGAGATGCTCATCAAAATATTAGAAACTTTATGAAATCTGGTTTCGATGGTTTGTCTTTTGATGGTGAAGCTTTAGAATTGAAATCATAA
- a CDS encoding uracil-DNA glycosylase family protein, with translation MQNLLSEIKQCTICVPYLDLGANPIVSAHQNSKIVIVGQAPGTKVHASGIPWDDASGKQLRKWLNVSDEEFYNVENFAIVPMGFCYPGKGKSGDKPPRKECAPKWHQQLFELMPNLEMIILIGIYAQNYYLKDKAKRTLTETVDNYPEYLPKYFVMPHPSPRNRFWLTKNPWFERNVIPELQKRVALIIG, from the coding sequence ATGCAAAACCTCTTATCAGAAATAAAACAATGTACAATTTGCGTTCCTTATTTAGATTTGGGCGCTAACCCGATTGTTAGTGCTCACCAAAATTCTAAAATTGTTATTGTTGGGCAAGCTCCAGGAACCAAGGTGCATGCATCCGGAATTCCTTGGGACGATGCAAGTGGAAAACAACTAAGGAAATGGCTAAATGTTTCTGACGAAGAATTTTACAATGTAGAAAATTTTGCCATTGTACCCATGGGGTTTTGTTATCCAGGAAAAGGAAAAAGTGGAGACAAGCCACCACGTAAAGAATGTGCACCAAAATGGCATCAACAATTATTTGAGTTAATGCCAAACCTAGAAATGATTATTTTAATAGGAATCTACGCACAGAACTATTATTTAAAAGACAAGGCTAAAAGAACGCTTACAGAAACGGTAGATAATTATCCGGAGTATTTACCAAAATATTTTGTAATGCCACATCCATCACCAAGAAATCGTTTTTGGTTGACTAAAAACCCCTGGTTTGAAAGAAATGTTATTCCTGAATTACAAAAAAGAGTCGCTTTAATTATCGGATAA
- a CDS encoding carboxymuconolactone decarboxylase family protein, producing the protein MPLVTPLSSEHDVETKELALFFNETLGFCPNSVLTMQRRPAISKAFINLNKAVMANEGKVTSALKRMIAWVSSNATGCRYCQAHAIRAAERYGAEQEQLDNIWEYKKHPAFSDAERAALDFSLAASMVPNAVDSKIKDELYKYWDEGEIVEMLGVISLFGYLNRWNDSMGTTLEKDAIESGNKILGKHGFEIGKHK; encoded by the coding sequence ATGCCATTAGTAACACCATTATCATCAGAACACGATGTAGAAACAAAAGAATTAGCCCTATTTTTTAATGAAACATTAGGCTTTTGCCCAAATTCTGTTTTAACAATGCAACGAAGACCTGCAATTTCTAAAGCTTTTATTAACTTAAACAAAGCTGTCATGGCCAATGAAGGTAAGGTTACCTCCGCTTTAAAAAGAATGATTGCTTGGGTTTCTAGTAATGCTACAGGTTGTAGATACTGTCAAGCGCATGCAATTAGAGCTGCAGAGCGTTATGGAGCAGAACAAGAGCAATTAGATAATATTTGGGAATATAAGAAACACCCTGCTTTTTCTGATGCCGAAAGAGCTGCATTAGATTTTTCATTAGCTGCTTCTATGGTACCAAATGCTGTAGACTCTAAAATTAAAGACGAGTTATATAAATATTGGGATGAAGGCGAAATTGTAGAAATGTTAGGCGTAATTTCTCTTTTTGGCTACTTAAATAGATGGAATGATTCTATGGGAACTACACTAGAAAAAGATGCCATTGAAAGTGGAAATAAAATTTTAGGAAAACATGGTTTTGAAATAGGAAAACATAAATAA
- a CDS encoding helix-turn-helix domain-containing protein, protein MPKNPELELALQFIDKTDRNIFVTGKAGTGKTTFLHQIKKESLKRMVIVAPTGVAAINAKGVTIHSFFQMPFGPILPDQIANTSNAQRKFNKTKIDIIKSLDLIIIDEISMVRADLLDGIDQVMRRYKNRNKVFGGAQVLMIGDLQQLAPVVRPNEWSLLQQHYNTVYFFSSKAYQEANVVSIELKHIYRQKNEDFITILNEIRTDTLSEKSAEILNRNYNPTFSPTKDDGYITLTTHNNRANLINSSELNKLNTKSYFFKAEISGKFNENSYPNAEKLELKMGAQVMFIKNDSSPEKRYYNGKIGIITDISLQNVTVQCPNEIDEIVTERETWENINYSINEETKEIKEDISGSFSQIPLRLAWAITIHKSQGLTFEKAIIDAEASFAHGQTYVALSRCTSLEGLVLKTPITSNAIINDRTVSVFNEGVEENHPDEHVLNESEKNFQLNLIAELFDYLPFLYPISRMIDIFYKNQTSIKGDVIDHLQTIKDEGVVALMKVSNGFRNQLAQFSEDNVLPENSSQVQERFTKAVEYFITQTKGNILKPLNAIQFSTDNKAVKKDFSTQFDSLQEKLMEKLFALQKMNNGFKVQDYLKIRAKAVLQKSAPIKKKTVASKRDPILALKLRELRDEISKDLGIPHFQIFTQETLYAMCDSLPRNESELLKIVGMGKTRVTKYGEPILEAIDDYCKKNGINNQNEQKKEDKKPTKQITFELFKSGLSIKEIVKERSLTTGTIESHLASYIPSGDVDILELIDVKKYKKIIDAIENTKFKSLTELKEKVDKSFTFMELRMVLLSMEN, encoded by the coding sequence ATGCCAAAAAACCCTGAACTAGAACTTGCCCTACAATTTATTGATAAGACAGATAGAAATATCTTTGTTACCGGAAAAGCAGGTACAGGAAAAACTACTTTTTTACATCAAATAAAAAAAGAATCATTAAAAAGAATGGTTATTGTGGCGCCAACAGGTGTTGCCGCAATTAATGCAAAAGGTGTTACAATTCATTCTTTTTTTCAAATGCCCTTTGGTCCTATTTTACCCGACCAAATTGCAAATACTTCGAATGCACAACGTAAGTTTAATAAAACCAAAATAGATATTATAAAATCGTTAGATTTAATAATTATCGATGAAATTTCTATGGTTAGAGCCGATTTATTAGACGGTATAGACCAAGTAATGCGTCGTTATAAAAACCGAAATAAAGTTTTTGGTGGGGCACAGGTTTTAATGATTGGTGATTTACAACAATTAGCTCCTGTTGTTAGACCAAACGAATGGAGTTTATTACAACAACATTATAATACGGTTTACTTTTTTAGTAGTAAAGCGTATCAAGAAGCTAATGTTGTATCTATAGAACTGAAACATATTTATCGTCAGAAAAACGAAGATTTTATTACCATTTTAAATGAAATTAGAACCGACACTTTATCAGAAAAATCTGCCGAAATTTTAAATAGAAACTACAATCCTACCTTCTCTCCTACCAAAGATGATGGTTATATTACATTAACAACACATAATAACAGAGCCAATTTAATTAACAGTTCTGAATTAAATAAACTAAACACCAAAAGTTACTTTTTTAAAGCAGAAATTTCTGGTAAGTTTAATGAGAACTCGTATCCGAATGCTGAAAAATTAGAATTAAAAATGGGAGCACAAGTGATGTTTATCAAAAATGATTCATCACCAGAAAAAAGATATTACAACGGAAAAATAGGAATTATAACCGATATTTCTCTACAAAATGTAACCGTACAATGCCCTAATGAAATTGATGAGATTGTTACAGAAAGAGAAACTTGGGAAAACATTAATTATTCTATTAACGAAGAAACAAAAGAAATAAAAGAAGATATTTCTGGTTCTTTTTCTCAGATTCCTTTGCGATTGGCTTGGGCAATTACCATTCATAAAAGTCAGGGTTTAACTTTTGAAAAAGCTATTATAGATGCAGAAGCTTCTTTTGCGCATGGGCAAACCTATGTTGCCCTAAGTAGATGTACTTCTTTAGAAGGTTTGGTTTTAAAAACGCCAATTACAAGCAACGCCATTATAAACGATAGAACCGTAAGTGTTTTTAATGAAGGTGTAGAAGAAAACCACCCAGATGAGCATGTTTTAAACGAATCTGAAAAGAATTTTCAGTTGAATTTAATTGCAGAATTGTTCGATTACCTTCCGTTTTTATACCCTATTTCTAGAATGATTGATATTTTCTATAAGAATCAAACTAGTATAAAAGGAGATGTTATAGATCATTTGCAAACCATAAAAGACGAAGGTGTTGTAGCTTTAATGAAAGTCTCTAATGGGTTTAGAAACCAATTAGCGCAATTTTCTGAAGACAACGTTTTACCTGAAAATAGTTCTCAAGTACAGGAGCGTTTCACAAAAGCGGTAGAGTACTTTATAACCCAAACAAAAGGAAACATCTTAAAACCTTTAAATGCTATTCAGTTTTCTACCGATAATAAAGCCGTAAAAAAAGACTTTTCTACACAGTTTGATTCTTTACAAGAAAAATTAATGGAAAAACTTTTTGCGCTTCAAAAAATGAACAATGGTTTTAAAGTACAAGATTATTTAAAGATAAGAGCTAAAGCTGTTTTACAAAAATCTGCTCCTATTAAAAAGAAAACGGTTGCCTCTAAACGCGACCCAATTTTAGCGTTAAAATTACGTGAATTAAGAGACGAAATTTCAAAGGATTTAGGAATTCCACATTTTCAAATTTTTACGCAAGAAACACTATATGCAATGTGTGATTCTTTACCAAGAAACGAAAGTGAATTGCTTAAAATTGTTGGAATGGGGAAAACTCGTGTTACTAAATACGGAGAACCTATTTTAGAAGCTATCGATGATTATTGCAAAAAAAATGGAATTAACAACCAGAACGAACAAAAGAAAGAAGACAAGAAACCAACCAAACAGATTACTTTCGAGTTATTTAAGTCTGGTCTTTCTATAAAAGAAATCGTTAAAGAAAGAAGTTTAACCACCGGAACCATAGAAAGTCATTTGGCTAGTTATATTCCTTCTGGTGATGTTGATATTTTAGAGCTAATAGATGTTAAAAAGTATAAAAAAATTATAGATGCTATAGAAAATACTAAATTTAAAAGCTTAACGGAATTAAAAGAAAAAGTAGATAAATCATTTACTTTCATGGAGTTAAGAATGGTTTTACTTTCTATGGAAAATTAA
- the rsmI gene encoding 16S rRNA (cytidine(1402)-2'-O)-methyltransferase — MSKLYLVPTPIGNLEDMTFRAVRILKEVDFILAEDTRTSGKLLKHFEIATQMHSHHMHNEHKSVKGIVQRIQNGETCALISDAGTPAISDPGFLLTRSCVENNIEVDCLPGATAFVPALVNSGLPNDKFIFEGFLPVKKGRQTRFLLLAEETRTMIIYESPHKLVKTLGHFVEYFGADRQVSVSRELTKMFEETIRGTATEVLAHYTAKPPKGEIVVIVEGKK; from the coding sequence ATGAGTAAATTATATTTAGTACCAACACCAATAGGTAATTTAGAAGACATGACTTTTAGAGCCGTTAGAATTCTAAAAGAAGTCGATTTTATTTTAGCAGAAGACACGCGTACAAGCGGAAAATTGTTAAAACATTTTGAAATTGCTACACAAATGCACAGTCACCACATGCATAATGAGCATAAATCTGTAAAAGGAATTGTGCAAAGAATACAAAACGGAGAAACGTGCGCATTAATTTCTGATGCCGGAACACCTGCAATTTCAGATCCTGGTTTTTTACTAACAAGATCCTGTGTAGAAAATAATATTGAGGTAGATTGTTTACCTGGTGCAACGGCTTTTGTCCCAGCCTTGGTAAATTCTGGTTTACCAAACGATAAGTTTATTTTTGAAGGTTTTTTACCTGTAAAAAAAGGAAGACAAACTCGTTTTCTTTTATTAGCAGAAGAAACTAGAACAATGATTATTTACGAATCTCCACATAAATTAGTAAAAACACTTGGGCATTTTGTAGAATATTTTGGAGCAGACAGACAAGTTTCTGTGTCTAGAGAATTAACAAAAATGTTTGAAGAAACCATTAGAGGAACTGCAACAGAAGTTTTAGCACATTACACTGCAAAACCACCAAAAGGAGAAATTGTTGTTATTGTAGAGGGGAAGAAGTAG
- the recJ gene encoding single-stranded-DNA-specific exonuclease RecJ, producing MRWTLKPKPDKEKVEKLAEELQVDKTIAAILCQKNIETFEKAKNYFRPSLDEIHDPFLMKDMDLAVARIEAAIANNENILVFGDYDVDGTTAVSLVASYLKTIHPNIATYIPDRYAEGYGVSYMGIDFAHDNDFSLIIALDCGIKAIDKVAYATEKNVDFIICDHHKPGDEIPKAVAVLNAKREDCTYPFDELCGCGVGFKLIQALGVSRNQTIEDFIPYLDLVATAIAADIVPMNGENRVLAYHGLQVINESPRNGIKAIIHQTKKSELTITDVVFTIAPRINAAGRMKHGNYAVELLTEMDFDAAVEFAAAIEIFNADRKDLDKKITDQALIQIIDNEEEQDYSSVVYQEDWHKGVIGIVASRLIEKYYRPTLVFTKSGDKLAASARSVKGFDVYNALHACEEFIEQFGGHKYAAGLTLLPENYENFKKKFEEVVRETIDKEQLTPEISIDAEIDLLEITPKFFRIIQQMAPFGPMNMRPTFKTSCVRDNGYGKQVGADKKHLKLNVFQGDNKKTFNSIGFGLGDKMEFVQNDFDIVYALDENVWNGNTSIQLLLKDLK from the coding sequence ATGAGATGGACGTTAAAGCCAAAGCCAGATAAGGAAAAAGTAGAAAAATTAGCAGAAGAGCTTCAGGTTGATAAAACAATAGCTGCTATTCTTTGTCAGAAAAATATTGAAACATTTGAGAAGGCTAAGAATTATTTTCGACCAAGTTTAGATGAAATTCACGATCCTTTTTTAATGAAGGATATGGATCTTGCTGTTGCCAGAATTGAAGCTGCAATTGCTAATAACGAAAATATTTTGGTTTTTGGTGATTATGATGTAGATGGCACAACTGCGGTTTCTTTAGTAGCCTCTTATTTAAAAACGATTCATCCAAATATTGCAACTTATATTCCAGATAGATATGCCGAAGGTTATGGCGTTTCTTATATGGGAATCGATTTTGCACACGACAATGATTTCTCTTTAATCATTGCGCTAGATTGTGGTATAAAAGCAATTGATAAAGTGGCGTATGCAACCGAAAAAAATGTCGATTTTATTATTTGCGATCATCATAAACCAGGAGATGAAATTCCTAAAGCAGTTGCCGTTTTAAATGCAAAAAGAGAGGATTGTACATATCCTTTCGATGAGCTTTGTGGGTGTGGAGTAGGGTTTAAGTTAATTCAGGCTTTGGGTGTTTCTAGAAATCAAACAATAGAAGATTTTATTCCGTATTTAGATTTGGTTGCTACCGCAATTGCTGCGGATATTGTACCAATGAATGGAGAAAATAGAGTTTTGGCTTATCATGGTTTACAAGTGATAAACGAAAGCCCGAGAAACGGAATTAAAGCCATCATTCATCAAACTAAAAAATCTGAATTAACGATTACCGATGTTGTTTTTACAATTGCACCAAGAATAAATGCTGCAGGTAGAATGAAACATGGTAATTATGCGGTAGAATTACTAACTGAAATGGATTTTGATGCAGCGGTTGAATTTGCCGCTGCCATAGAGATTTTTAATGCAGACAGAAAAGATTTAGATAAGAAAATTACAGATCAGGCTTTAATTCAGATTATTGATAATGAAGAGGAGCAAGATTATTCTTCTGTAGTGTATCAAGAAGATTGGCACAAAGGTGTTATTGGTATTGTAGCTTCTAGGTTGATAGAAAAATATTACAGACCAACATTAGTATTTACTAAAAGTGGCGATAAATTAGCAGCTTCTGCTCGTTCTGTTAAAGGCTTTGATGTATATAATGCTTTGCATGCCTGTGAAGAGTTTATAGAACAATTTGGAGGACATAAATATGCTGCAGGTTTAACTTTACTGCCAGAAAACTACGAGAATTTTAAAAAGAAGTTCGAAGAAGTTGTAAGAGAAACTATTGATAAAGAGCAGCTAACTCCAGAAATTTCTATAGATGCAGAAATAGATTTGTTAGAAATTACACCTAAGTTTTTTAGAATTATTCAGCAAATGGCACCTTTTGGACCAATGAATATGAGACCAACTTTTAAAACAAGTTGTGTTAGAGATAATGGTTACGGAAAACAAGTTGGAGCAGATAAAAAACATTTAAAATTAAATGTTTTTCAAGGCGATAATAAGAAGACTTTTAATTCTATTGGCTTTGGTTTGGGTGATAAAATGGAGTTTGTTCAAAATGATTTTGATATTGTGTACGCCTTAGATGAAAATGTGTGGAATGGTAATACATCGATACAATTGTTGTTGAAAGATTTGAAATAA
- a CDS encoding OsmC family protein: MATNIVTTTWKENMQFESDNPSGLNLTMDAGEESGGEGKGYRPKALMLASLAGCSGLDVISLLKKMHAEVADFKIDITAELTEEHPKFYKKVKVDYHFSDTELQPKKIQKAVNLSVTKYCGVMEMFRQFAEVDIEIHLHKIEL, translated from the coding sequence ATGGCTACAAATATTGTAACAACTACCTGGAAAGAAAATATGCAATTCGAATCTGATAATCCAAGTGGATTAAATTTGACAATGGATGCAGGAGAAGAAAGTGGTGGAGAAGGAAAAGGATACAGGCCTAAAGCATTAATGTTAGCTTCTTTGGCTGGTTGTTCTGGTTTAGATGTAATTTCTTTGTTAAAGAAAATGCATGCAGAAGTTGCCGATTTTAAAATAGATATTACAGCAGAATTAACAGAAGAACATCCTAAGTTTTACAAAAAAGTAAAGGTAGATTATCATTTTAGTGACACAGAATTACAACCAAAAAAAATACAAAAAGCGGTAAATTTATCTGTAACAAAGTATTGTGGTGTTATGGAAATGTTTCGTCAATTTGCTGAGGTAGATATCGAAATTCATTTACATAAAATAGAGCTTTAA